The proteins below are encoded in one region of Mycobacteriales bacterium:
- a CDS encoding roadblock/LC7 domain-containing protein, giving the protein MSHTAYGLSAEAQNFNWLLGKFAAETTGVLEAIAVSSDGLLMAMSAGQERGGADRLAAITSGITSLAGGAARAYQLGGLNKVIVDMAHGYLLVSAISSGSVLGVIAAKTANLGNIAYEMTLFATRAGAALTPQLINELKNSLGD; this is encoded by the coding sequence GTGAGCCACACCGCGTACGGCCTGAGTGCCGAGGCGCAGAACTTCAACTGGCTGCTCGGCAAGTTCGCCGCAGAGACGACCGGTGTCCTGGAGGCCATCGCGGTCTCCTCGGACGGCCTGCTGATGGCCATGTCCGCCGGTCAGGAGCGCGGTGGCGCCGACCGGCTGGCCGCGATCACCTCCGGCATCACCAGCCTCGCCGGCGGTGCCGCCCGGGCGTACCAGCTGGGCGGGCTGAACAAGGTGATCGTGGACATGGCCCACGGCTACCTGCTGGTGTCGGCGATCAGCAGCGGCTCGGTGCTCGGCGTGATCGCGGCCAAGACCGCGAACCTCGGCAACATCGCGTACGAGATGACGTTGTTCGCGACCCGCGCCGGTGCGGCCCTGACCCCGCAGCTGATCAACGAGCTGAAGAACTCCCTCGGCGACTGA
- a CDS encoding DUF742 domain-containing protein, protein MTKHPTEPPERPKGALVRPFLASEAADALGAAADPDPVGVPDGATLRPFLLTAGRVAGEDSSIAIETQVITTERGRTAVRQLGFERRDIVSLCGNPLSVAEIAAQLSLHLAVVRVLVGDLSADGHLSVYLPNSDASTDVDTLLRVIRGLRAIG, encoded by the coding sequence GTGACCAAGCACCCGACCGAACCCCCGGAGCGCCCCAAGGGAGCGCTGGTCCGGCCGTTCCTCGCGTCCGAGGCGGCCGATGCCCTCGGCGCCGCCGCCGACCCGGATCCGGTCGGGGTGCCCGACGGCGCGACGCTGCGCCCGTTCCTGCTCACCGCGGGCCGGGTCGCCGGGGAGGACTCCTCGATCGCGATCGAGACGCAGGTGATCACCACCGAGCGGGGCCGGACCGCGGTCCGGCAGCTCGGGTTCGAGCGCCGCGACATCGTCTCGCTCTGCGGCAACCCGCTGTCGGTCGCGGAGATCGCCGCGCAGCTCTCGCTGCACCTCGCCGTCGTCCGGGTCCTGGTCGGGGACCTGTCCGCGGACGGCCACCTGTCGGTCTACCTGCCGAACTCCGACGCCTCGACGGACGTCGACACGCTGCTGAGGGTGATCCGTGGTCTCCGCGCAATCGGCTGA
- a CDS encoding ATP/GTP-binding protein, translating into MPVKIVIAGGFGVGKTTTVGSISEISPLTTEADMTAASAGIDDITKVPGKRTTTVAMDFGCITIDESLKLYLFGTPGQDRFGFMWDDLAIGAIGALVIVDSRRLDDCYPAVDYFERLGLPFVVAVNRFDGLVAHDLPSIRWALAIDDAVPLITFDARDKLSVRDALLVVLDQALARARRAGTGSVG; encoded by the coding sequence CTGCCTGTCAAGATCGTCATCGCGGGCGGGTTCGGTGTCGGCAAGACGACGACCGTCGGCAGCATCTCGGAGATCAGCCCGCTGACCACCGAGGCCGACATGACCGCGGCCTCGGCCGGCATCGACGACATCACCAAGGTCCCGGGCAAGCGGACCACGACGGTCGCGATGGACTTCGGCTGTATCACCATCGACGAGAGCTTGAAGCTCTATCTCTTCGGTACGCCCGGCCAGGACCGCTTCGGCTTCATGTGGGACGACCTGGCGATCGGCGCCATCGGCGCACTGGTCATCGTCGACAGCCGGCGGCTGGACGACTGCTACCCGGCGGTGGACTATTTCGAGCGGCTGGGGTTGCCCTTCGTAGTCGCCGTGAACCGTTTCGACGGTCTGGTCGCCCACGACCTTCCCTCGATCAGGTGGGCCTTGGCGATCGATGATGCCGTTCCGCTCATAACGTTCGACGCACGTGACAAGCTGTCCGTACGGGACGCACTGCTCGTCGTGCTGGACCAGGCCTTGGCTCGGGCGCGGCGGGCAGGAACCGGATCGGTGGGGTGA